The genomic interval GGCGATTTGAGCGGGCGGCCGTCTTTTTAAAAATTCCTGCACCGGCCAGGCGACTTCGCAGGTCCAGCGAAACTTGGCATCGTCGGGAAAATCATCCGTGACGTCGCAGCAATGCAACGCGTAATCGATGTAGCGTAGGTGCTCCGCCAGCATTTCGGATTGCGGCCGCGTGTAGCCGATGTCGGTGTGCGTGTGTTGAACCAGGTACAGCGTGCGCCGACGGGGCTTGCGTAAAACAAGGTCCTTCCAAACCTGACGACGGGTTTTGGATTCAAGACTGATGGTCAAAGGCGTGTCGTCCACCACGACCGGCAATTGAAATTCCAGCATTCGGTTGCCGACTGGAACATGGCCGATCCGGAATATTTTTTCTTCCGGCCAGCCGGCTGCGGAAATGCGGCACACCACCTCTTCCAGTCCATTGGACAGAATTTCAGCCTGCAGTAGCTGGGCTTCACCCTGTGCTGTGCGCAGAATGACCGGCGATGGCTGCCAGCGGACGGAAAAAATATCCTGAAGAGAAAAACCTTCGGCTGCGGACGCCGCGGCGATTCCCCGGGCAGGTCGTTCGTCTTTGTCCATCACCTGAACAGACAGCGCCCAGGAACCGCCCAGATTTTCGACTTTGGCCAGAAACCGGTTTTGGCCTTTTTGCAGCCGGACCGGTACGGGATCTTCGCCGATGACAAGCCCGCGAGCCACGTGGTGGTCGTGCACCAGATCTTCGTTCAGCCAGATGCGTACACCGTCGTTGCTGCCCACTTTCAGCAAAACATCCTCTTCGGTTGCAGAATGCAGCAGGCAGAACGCATAGGCGATGCCAAGGCGGCCAGGTTCTGTTGCGAAAAGGCTGATAAAATCCAGCACGCCGGTAGAGTTGGGCGAAGCCTTTTTCCAGACGATCTCATCTGCGGAATCCAGTTCGATGCGATCACCGGCAACGGGCGTCGCAAAGCGTTCTCCGCCGGCAGCGGCGAGAAAATCGTGGTAATAGCCGCCGCGTGATTCACCCGTAGGATCTTTGATCTCTGCGGGAAAGGGACCGGCGACGGTCCAGACCGGGATAAAGCCATCGGGAGCTAACACCCTGGTTTCGCCGGCAGCGAGTGGAGCGGTTGCCAGGAGAATGCTCAGGAAAGCCCATAATTGTTTCATGTGTTCTCCACAATAGATTTAATGGTACATCACTGTTGCTTGCATATTTGTATGCCAGGGTGCAAGGAAATGTTTTGCCGCGTCTATTGGCAGATTCTGAGCGCCGAAGGATCTAACGACGAGCCAAACCTGTGAAAGTAATAAGAGCTGTTCGTCGATAGATTCCTCGCCCTTTGCAACCGCTACAAGTTTTTTGCGATACGGGGTTGCGAGCTCGGAATGACAAAATTACGATGCCGGTAATTCATTTTTCCCATCAATCGATCGTTCCGTTTTTGAAGAGCTTGCCAATAGAACTACAAAATAGCATTAAAATAATTAATTGCCACAATAAAAATAGCCCGGCGCCGTTACCGGCACTATATTTAGTAAAAGTCTCTTCGCTGTCAAGTTCCTCTTCGTCAAAGAAGCACTGGGTCAGTCGAATGGGAATAGCACGGCCGAAAGACTCATCCATGATTGCTCTGTAACTGCAGATGCACGTTGCCCCAAAGACTATTTTCCGCTTGCCCGGTGAAAGAGCAGCGCAGAAACAGCAAACAGCGCGGCGAAAAATGCATTCAGCTCGAAGAGCCGGGCAATGCCAAGCGGGTCGGCAGAGGAGGGCCGCCGATTGATCAACGCTATCTCCGGCGCTTTCCTCGCAAGCGCGCTGGCGAGCCTTTCGACGGTAATGTCTTCCGCCTGTGATCCGTCGCGGTACGGCAACAAAGCAAAGTACTAAATATCAGTTGGATACCGGGTATATGCCTCTTAGTATAATCTTCTTTACACCGATGTTTTAATTAACTATTTTACTCTTAAAGGGTGAGAGCGCCGACAAAACGGCATTCGCTGTTCTGAACAAACATTTTTGCCAAAGGAAGCGCCGATGAATAGAAGAAAATTTATGCAAAAAAGCGCCGAGGCGGGATTGGCACTGACCGCTCTTGCATACACTGCATGCCGGGTGCAGGAGCGCGCGGGTAAAAGTTCTGCAGACAAGAGCGCTCCAGCGTCTGAGGAGCATGCATTGAACGAAGCGACCGTTGGTTTTTTACAGCAAAAGATGAACAGCGGCGAAAAGACTTCGCGCTCGATTGTCGAACAGTATTTGCAGCACATCGAAGCGATCGACCGGCGCGGTCCGGCGCTCAACGCGGTGATCGAGGTGAATCCCGACGCGCTGAGCATTGCCGACCGAATGGATCAGGAGCGCAAGGCCGGGCAAGTGCGCGGTCCGTTGCACGGCATTCCGGTGCTGATCAAGGATAACATCGACACCGGCGATAGAATGATGACCACCGCCGGCGCCCTGGCTCTGAACGGTCACAGAGCGAAGCGGGACGCCTTTATCATCGCGCGTCTTCGCGACGCAGGGGCTGTGCTGCTGGGCAAAACCAACCTGAGTGAGTGGGCTAACTTTCGTTCCACGCGATCCACCAGCGGCTGGAGCAGCCGGGGCGGACAGACCAGAAACCCCTATGTGCTGGATCGAAATCCCTGCGGTTCCAGTTCCGGATCTGCGGTGGCGGTATCCGCCAACCTGTGCGCCGTTGCCATCGGCACAGAGACGGACGGCTCCATCATCGCCCCCTCCTCATTCTGCGGCATTGTGGGCATCAAGCCCACCGTGGGCCTGTGGAGCCGGAGCGGCATCATTCCCATCTCGCGCACGCAGGACACCGCGGGTCCGATGGCGCGCACGGTAACCGATGCGGCGATCCTGCTGGGCGCGCTGACCGGCGTGGATGAGCAGGATCGCGCTACCCTGCAAAGCAGTGGTAAGACACATACGGATTACACCCGCTTTCTCACCACCGATGGGTTGAAGGGCAGACGCATCGGCGTCGAACGCTCTTTCCTGAAAGGGCATGAGGGGGTTGTGGCGATTTACCGGCAGGCCATCGAGGTGCTGAAACGGCAGGGGGCGGAGGTGGTCGAGGTCGAACTGCTGAAGGCCTGCCAGGAGCTCAGCGAGGCGGAGGGGATTGTTCTGCGTTACGAATTCAAAGACGGGGTGAACCGGTATCTGGCGAATGCCAATGCGCCGGTCCGAACGCTGGCGGAAGTGATCGCATTCAACAAACACCACGAGGCGGAAGCCATGCCCTATTTCAAACAGGAGATCCTGGAGAGCTGTGAAGAAAAGGGCGGATTGGCCTCTAAAGAATACACCGACGCGCTCGCCCGTACGCTTCGCGCGCGCAACATCATCGATGATCTTATGCTGGCCCAGCGGCTGGATGCCCTGTGCAGCACAAGTTATGGCCTGCCGCATTGCACGGATCTGGTCAACGGGGATTACGATGTGGGCTTTTATTTTCCGCCGCCCGCAGCCATGGCCGGGTATCCGCACATCACCGTCCCGATGGGTTTTGTGATGGAACTGCCGCTGGGATTTTCGTTCGTCGCCGGCGCCTATCAGGAGCCCCAACTTCTTGCCATGGCCTATGCCTTTGAACAGGCGGCGCCGCAAAGGCGGGCGCCCAAGTTTTTAGCGACGCTTCATCCGCAGACCGCGGGATAACAGCCGATTCGGCGTCTTACGGTTGCGGCAGATTCTTTTGATCGATCCCGCAATCAAACCACCGAGGTGATATCATGAATCATTATTCACGACGCTCCTTTTTGCACAATGCAGCGCTGGGTTCCGCCGCCCTGTTAGGGACCCCGCTGCTGCGCTGCACCGCATCCCGCCGCGCCTCTTTGCCCAATGTAGTCATCATCTTCACCGACGACCAGGGCTATGCGGATGTCGGCTGTTACGGCGCCCAAGACATCGATACGCCGCATTTGGACCGCATGGCCCGTGAGGGCGTTCGTTTCACCGATTTCTATGTGGCCCAGCCGGTGTGCGGCGCCTCCCGGGCCGCCCTGCTGACCGGTTGTTATCCCAATCGAATCGGTCTGTTAGGCGCGCCGTCGCCGCAAGCCACTCACGGCATACACGCGGATGAGATGACCATGGCTGAATTACTCAAGCAGAATGCCTATCGCACCGCAATCTATGGGAAATGGCATTTGGGACATCATCCGCCTTTCCTGCCGACGCGGAACGGCTTTGACGAGTACCTCGGCCTGCCCTATTCCAATGATATGTGGCCGGGCCATCCGGAGGTGGGAGATCGTTTCCCTCCGCTGCCTCTGATCGAGAATGAAAAGACCATTGAGAGCAATCCGGATCAGTCGCAGCTCACCACGCGCTACACGGAACGGGCGGTGCGGTTTATCAAGCGCAATAAAGCGCGGCCGTTTTTTCTCTATGTCGCCCATTCAATGCCTCATGTGCCGCTTTTTGTTTCGAACAAGTTCAAGGGCCAATCGAAACGAGGGCTCTATGGCGACGTGATCATGGAGATCGACTGGTCGGTGGGCGAGATTCTTCAAGCCCTGGAAACACACGGTCTGAGCGAAAAGACTCTGGTGATTTTTTCCTCTGACAACGGCCCCTGGCTGAGTTACGGCGATCATGGCGGATCAGCCGGACCGCTGCGCGAAGGCAAGGGAACAGTGTGGGAGGGGGGCGTCCGCGTTCCTTGCATGATGCGTTGGCCCGGCGCTCTGCCTGCGCAGAGCGTCTGCCGGCAACCGTGCATGACGATCGATCTTTTCCCCAGCATCGCCGAGATCACCGGCGCCGGGCTGCCCACTCATCCCATCGACGGCCGCAGCATCTGGCCGCTCATGAAGGGCGATTCAGCAGCTGCTCCGCCGCATCAGGCCCTGTACTTTTTCTGGGAGCGACAGCTGCAAGCCCTGCGCAGCGGCCGCTGGAAGCTTCATCTTCCTCATCGCTATCGCTCCATGCAAGGTCAAACGGCCGGCAGCGGCGGGGTTCCGGGCAAATACGTTCAGAAAGAAACCGGTCTTGAACTTTACGATTTGGAAGTAGATCCGGGTGAATCGCATGATGTGGCAACAGAGCACCCTGAGGAGGTCGCCAGGCTGCTGGCGATTGCCGGAATGATCAACGAAGAGCTGGGCGATAATGAACGGCCGGGCAAGGGCTGCCGTCCGGCAGGGCAGATCTGATTATCGTTGCCTGTCCGGTTTCCTGACAGAGCCCGATGGCCGGTCCTCTCTCTCTGATTGGACCGGCTGTTAATTTTTTAGCTTTTGCTGTTTCAATAATATTTGTTATATTACCCGGTTTAGAATGAAAAATCGACTCATTTACTTTGGAAGCGCCGCATGCAAGGGTATCAATTTCATTTCATCCCCAATACCCACTGGGATCGTGAATGGCTGTATGATTTCCAGGAAACCCGTCTGTTTCTGGTGGAATTTCTCGATAAACTGCTCGACCTTTTGACCAACCACCCGGAGTACAAGAGTTATCTCCTGGATTCCCAGACCATTCCCATCGAGGACTATTTGGCGGTCCGGCCTGAACGGGCGGAGACGCTCCGCGAACAGGTCAAGGCCAAGCGGCTGTTGATCGGGCCCTGGTACACGTTGCCGGAAGAGCATCTGGTCAACGGTGAGTCTCTCGTGCGCAACCTTCTGATCGGCCATCAGATCGCTGATGCGTACGGCGGCGTCATGAAGGTCGGCTATAGTCCTTTTTCTTATGGTCAGGCTTCGCAGATGCCGCAGATCTATCAGGGATTCGGCATCGACACGATTCTTTTTTATCACGGCATCACGCCGGATGAATCCCGCTCCGAATTCATCTTTGAGGGCGCCGACGGTTCGCAGTTGTTCGCCTCGCGCATGGGTTCGTTTGCCCGGTATAATTTCTTTTTCAACGTCTACCGGCCGCTGATCTACGGCAAGAAAATTCAGCAACGGGGCTATCAATGGACAGAGGGCGGTCTGCCGTTTCATCTCTGCAGTGAAGCCCATTACCAGGATCACCATTTTCTCCTCGACCCGGTCAAGCAGTTCCACGAGAACCGGTTGGCTGAATTGATGGCGCAATTTAAAAAGATCGAGTCCGAACACGCCGCCTCTTCGCACATCGCTTGCATGCAGGGCATGGACAGCACTCAACCGGATGTACTGGAAATCGACACGGTGGTGAAGGCGGACCAGGTACTGAAAGGCGATAAAATCTTTCACAGCAGCCTTCCCGAGTGGATCGAAGCGGCGCGGGCGGCCATACCGCGGGAAAAGCTGACGGTGTTGAAAGGCGAGCGTCGCACACCGCGCAACCTGGGCACCCGCGTCCATCTGTATGGCGATGTCACCTCTGCGCGCACCAGTTTAAAGCGCAAAAACGCGCTGGCGGAGATCGAGTTGCAGCGCAAGGCAGAGCCCTTTGCCGTACTGGCCCATCTGACCGGTGCGGAGTATCCGCTCGCTTCGCTCACCATGGCGTGGAAATATCTGTTGCAGTGTCATCCGCATGACAGCATCGCCGGCACCGGCGTGGACCAGATCGAAAAGGACATGCACTACCGGCTGGATCAAAGCCGCAATATTGCAGCCGCGGTGGCGCGCCGTGCACTGCAGTCGCTGCAGATGCAGATCGACCATTCCCAAGTTAAGAACGATGAGGTGGTGTTGACTGTATTCAACCCCTCTCCTTATCCGCGCAGCGAGGTGGTCTCCGCCGTGGTGGATCTGCCGTTAAAGAACCTGCGCGGTCAATACGGCATCTATGACGCGGTCACCGGCGAAGCGCTTGCGTTTCAGGAGCAGTGCCGTTATGAACATCCGGCAGTGGTGCGTCATCTCGGCGACGCCACCATGGAGATGCAGGTTCTGCGCTGTCATCTCCATCTGCCTCTTCCGAAGGTGCCGGCGTTGGGTTATCGATCGTTCATCGTCCGTCCGCAGGACACCATTGAAAGAAAGGATGGTTCGTTATGCACTGCAGCCAACTTTATGGAGAACGCCCACCTGGCTGTGATGATAAACGGGGACGGCACGCTGGACATCACGCACAAAGAGAGCGGGCAGACCTTTAAAGGGCTGCATTATTTCGAGGATGCGGGAGAGGCAGGCCATGCCTGGCGGCATGTGCCGCCGGCCTTTGATCGCGTCCTCACCACCCTGGGCTCCAGCGCCAGAATCGAGCGTCTGCAATCCGGTCCCTATCTTTCTCAGTATGCGGTGACCCATGTGTTGCACGTGCCGGAGCATCTGGTGGAGGGCCAGGGAGATGTCGTCCGCCGACTGGATGCGGAGGGAGATGATGCCGGCCGGTCGGAGCAGACCGCGGCTGTCACCATTTATTCCGTGCTCACACTGCGACAGAGCGATCGGGGGGTGGAGGTGCAAACGACGATTCACAACACCTGCCGCGATCACCGGCTGCGCGTTCTGTTTCCGACGCTGCTTGCCGGCGCCACCCATTCCTGCGCCGAGGAGCCGTACGATGTGGTGGAACGTTCCATCGATCGCGGGCCGGACAGCCCCTGGCGGTCAACTTGGAATCCTACGCACCCCCATCAGCGATTCATCGATGTCAGCGACGGTCAGATCGGATTAGCGATCCTGAACGACGGTCTGCGCGAATATGAGGTGTCGGATGATGCGGCCAGGACCATCGCTCTGACGCTGTTGCGGGCTTTTAGCGTCAGCCTTACTACAGTCGCCTGGCGCTGGGAACGCCATCCGGAGATGAAGCTGTCGCAGATGCCGGGCGTCCATACATTCCGCTATT from bacterium carries:
- a CDS encoding sulfatase, producing MNHYSRRSFLHNAALGSAALLGTPLLRCTASRRASLPNVVIIFTDDQGYADVGCYGAQDIDTPHLDRMAREGVRFTDFYVAQPVCGASRAALLTGCYPNRIGLLGAPSPQATHGIHADEMTMAELLKQNAYRTAIYGKWHLGHHPPFLPTRNGFDEYLGLPYSNDMWPGHPEVGDRFPPLPLIENEKTIESNPDQSQLTTRYTERAVRFIKRNKARPFFLYVAHSMPHVPLFVSNKFKGQSKRGLYGDVIMEIDWSVGEILQALETHGLSEKTLVIFSSDNGPWLSYGDHGGSAGPLREGKGTVWEGGVRVPCMMRWPGALPAQSVCRQPCMTIDLFPSIAEITGAGLPTHPIDGRSIWPLMKGDSAAAPPHQALYFFWERQLQALRSGRWKLHLPHRYRSMQGQTAGSGGVPGKYVQKETGLELYDLEVDPGESHDVATEHPEEVARLLAIAGMINEELGDNERPGKGCRPAGQI
- a CDS encoding amidase, whose translation is MNRRKFMQKSAEAGLALTALAYTACRVQERAGKSSADKSAPASEEHALNEATVGFLQQKMNSGEKTSRSIVEQYLQHIEAIDRRGPALNAVIEVNPDALSIADRMDQERKAGQVRGPLHGIPVLIKDNIDTGDRMMTTAGALALNGHRAKRDAFIIARLRDAGAVLLGKTNLSEWANFRSTRSTSGWSSRGGQTRNPYVLDRNPCGSSSGSAVAVSANLCAVAIGTETDGSIIAPSSFCGIVGIKPTVGLWSRSGIIPISRTQDTAGPMARTVTDAAILLGALTGVDEQDRATLQSSGKTHTDYTRFLTTDGLKGRRIGVERSFLKGHEGVVAIYRQAIEVLKRQGAEVVEVELLKACQELSEAEGIVLRYEFKDGVNRYLANANAPVRTLAEVIAFNKHHEAEAMPYFKQEILESCEEKGGLASKEYTDALARTLRARNIIDDLMLAQRLDALCSTSYGLPHCTDLVNGDYDVGFYFPPPAAMAGYPHITVPMGFVMELPLGFSFVAGAYQEPQLLAMAYAFEQAAPQRRAPKFLATLHPQTAG